The stretch of DNA TGGTGACAATTTATACTTGTGAAGTATATTTTGTGACTAATTTCTTTGAAAATGTTGGTAAACTGAGATAGGTCCATATTTTGTTATAAAGAGTACATTTGTTACTACTCGTAGATATAACTTAGTTTTATTGATTAATATTAATGAACATATTAGTAAGGATGGTAACATATAAAGTTAAACTGTCAACATAATGAAATGTTTAGTAGAGTTGTGGAGTACTGTAAAATATAACCAATTATGAACTGTTTGTGACTATTTCTTCAGTTGTATTAAGATAACATTGTTTTCTAGAAGCGGTGACAGAATGTATATTTCGATATTTCATGTCCAAATGAGTCCACAACTGAACATGAGTCTACCACTGAGGATCTCAAGCAAGTACAGTCAACGCTACATACGCATGACAACACGAAGAGGGCAAATGACCGTGGGGGTGATATTGCAAAAGGTGGAGGTCGTGCCAATAAACTGTAGTTTGATGTTttgtcaattttaaataattatgtgatcttgtatttgtcattttcaaataatGTTGTGAATTATGGACACGTATATCAACAAGTTGTTAGATATAGGctatgttcttttggactgaaacttataggatctgaactgaactgaacttataagatctgaactgaactgaactgaacttataggatctgaacttaactgaacttataggatctgaactaaacttataggatctgaactgaacttataggatctgaactgaacttaaattaagtgagtataggatctgaactgaacttaaattaagtgagtataggatctgaactgaacttatagaatctgaactgaactgaactgaacttataggatctgaactgaacttataggatctgaactgaattgaaattataggatctgaactgaactgaacttacatgatctgaactaaacttataggatctgaactgaactgaactgaacttataggatctgaaattaacttaaattaagtgacttgaagtccaaaagaacagggccatagtgatttacatgtgaattaaTGTTTCCATTCTTGCACATATTGTTAGCATCTTTTAATTGGTAACATAATGGATAGACATGAGGACACTTGTTGTAGTATATATTTTACACAAGATGACTTAGAGTTGTCATTATGTAATTTAAGTGACGTCTTCGTTTTTGCACAATATGTTACCATATATAACTTGGTAACATAATAGATCCATATGTGAACAATTGACATTCTTGCAAATGCATTTTAACAGTAATGTTTTTCACTCTTGCGCAATATGTAAAAAAATCACAATCAATGTATTTTTTAAGGCATTGAAATTTATAAGTCATGTTGCCGTTCTTGAACAATATGTTTCTATATACAATTTGGTAACATAATTGATAAGAAATTGAACAATTGTGTTCATATATGCGATCACTTAAACAAATTATAATAACCAATGTTTATGCCTATTAAGTTcacattttttaagaaaatgtcaCTAATATGTATGACTAACTACTTCTCATTCTTAACGAAAATGTCACCATTGTAGACACAATTGTCCAAAAGTAAATGCCCAAAATACTTCACAAAACATGTTGTAAAATAAGAGCATAAACAGTGTCATAAGTTTACAGACAAATTAACAGAACCATACaccatgtccaaaataaagtcaTACAACATGTGCAAAATAAACTCTGAAACATGAGACTATTGGTTCCCTCAGGTGCGTCATCACACTTTCATTTATTGATCCTTAAGGCTCATCAGCTCCCTCTTCCTAGCCTTCCAACTTCTGCTTCAGGTTCTTGTGCATAACGGCTACCACTGAAAAATTTCTCCTTCTTATCATCCAATTTCGGAGGCATATCTACACAAAATGATAGAATGGTAAACATAAAATGGTTACACATTGTCACATATTGGTTTAAGTCACTAACATCGCACACAACTCCGTTAACATTATCGTAACATTAAAAAAATTACACACATTGTAAGCTACTGACATTTTTTACCAAATTGAAAATATGTTGTAAAGAAACATACTAAAAATACACCCAATTTAACTCATTCTATGATGATTTCAATTATACAACAATTAACTCTAAAGTGGTTACGAATAATACATTGCATAAATACATAATTTGTACCTATTGTAAGACACATTATAATTCAGTTACATTTTTAACCAATTTTAGAACATGTTAAGTTAAGAAACATCAAAACAATATACCTAATTTAATTCACTTTGTGACCGTCTCAAATATGCAACAATAAAGTATAAAATGGTTACACATAACACTTTGccaaaatatataattaatacCTATTTTAACACACATATTGACTAAAACAGATACAATCCTAACTAAGATGGTAACATTATATACACAAACTCACATTTGACAATTATATATTATGATTTCGTAGCATGTTGCAGAAATGTCACCATTTGTATCATGCTATGTTGTCATTGTATAAACATATTATCATGTTACAGTATagaaacaatataataaaaaataaataaacataTAAATCAAACAccaattttaaatttttaaaaaagCAAACATAAAATAGATTCAAAACATGCAACATAAATTTTAAAAACCACAtcaaataaataacaacaaactctaaaaaaaacaaaaaccaaaaataataaaaccaaaaatccaaaataatgaaATCAAATAAATCAAGAACAATATAAATCAATTTGAAAACAAAAAATCCATAATAATGAATAAACCAAgttaaaaacaacaacaaaaacaacaaaacacaaACTAAAAAGAAATATAAATCAACAATTATCACATAAActgaaaaatatataaatttatggAAATAAGAATACCTCATCCGACATTGTTGCTTGCATTTCTCCCTCTAGTATTCCTCTTAAGTGGTGCCTTTTTGTGTTATTTTCTTTgccacactactacagatacaggctattacaacggtttaaaaccgttgttatataaaaaagcggacgttgttaaagcgtccgttgtaaaaggttttaacaacggttggttttcttaaggaacccgttgttaaaactattaacaacggttttaagtatacaaacccgttgtggaaagtatgactcaattttggagggaaagttataacaacggttgtaatatacaaaaccgttgttataactaagacaacggttttttaataaataaccgttgtttgttcttaaaaaaaaaaaaattaaattaaatattactagatgtaTGCATAATTACgacccgttataattccgatgcatgcattattactgtcatcactgtgcatatgaacggacaatatggaatgagaagggtttaataagatttgaagcagcattgagagatatgatgatgattatggcacaacttcctaacatatatattaattaaaaaacaactcaaaccacacattgcttagtataaatacatgcattatctcaactaacattccattatctcactatatacatctccaaactctaactgctaaaacaaactccaaataaattaaccctacttaatctttcaaaacaaactccaaactccaacaaaatgaatgatatcatccttaagactcttactatgatcaagaacaacaacagtttcatccgccggttgctccacattgaggaaagcttcaggagctaccttgcgggtGCTCGATCCattctgaaggacgccaaagaagatggcttgacggagcagcagcagttgcagctatatgacgatatagcaactgctgaacggaacctccaaatagccaaggaggaaaggacggatatcatagaggagaataagaccctctatgaaaatataagaattgcatttttattaatgtatttttttttttaatttatgtatatatattaattatgtttatcatgcattcctctctatcatcttgcttcttctttgttttagtttatttaatttgttttactagctaattaaacgaataatacttaaagaaataacataatggtcgataaaaactaacacatacacatgcaaatgaaataattagaaaaggaaaataatgacgatgaaagacgatgaaaccaacaaaggATTTACGAGAtttttacctgataattagacgatgaaatcaacaaaggaTCATGAGAagataaagagacgatgagaaagagagaaagagacgatgagaaagtgtgttttgtgtttgtttgctttggtttgtgtttgtgtattaaggtttgtgttttgtggtcagaaaggacttgtgtttgtgtggtttatagtatggaaggtattgacaacggttattaaagaacaaccgttgtcaaataagttttaacaacggttgtaaatcaacaaccgttgtcaaataagttttaacaacgggttccaaaaGCAACCgctgtgattacttttcactaactttgcgtcaattttgcgccaaattattaacaacggttatgcatgtgtaacccgttgttaaaacttataacagcGGTTTTTATAatcatacccgttgtaattcattttagtaaaattcgcgccatacattctacaacgtctattgtgattttcgtgaataatcgttgttaaagaggcgttgtagttgcctggatttgtagtagtgccatGTTACCAATTTTTATGTTAATGTTTGAGTTTAAGGTTAGTTTGTATGTAGTTGAAAAATCTGGAAAGTTGAGatgagagagagaaagagaatatGAAAAGAAAGTGAGAATGAATTTTGGACGGTGTAATGAGGTTTTACATAAATTATGTGGTCATTTAGGTACATTGGGAAGATGGGGTTTATTATTTGTTTAATGTACAACAATAAATGCACACACAGTAAATACTTAGCCTACACTATTTACGAACAGTACATATTGTCGACCCACTAaacattaaaacaacactatccGACatgtcgcaagcttgcgacgggtatctccgtcacaagcaagacagACTGAAGTGCATAAATCCCAAATGTGGAAATATTCTCTATGATTATTAAATTATTATAGTACTTAATAGCGCTTCTTAAACGCAAAAATACATGATTGTTATATTGTGAATCATTCAGCGACGTATAGGGGTGATAATGAGATGAGACTACGAGCAATTCGAGATCGGCTCAATTAAAGCTAGGCTCCAAAGCTTAACGAGATGAGATGAGCTAACGTTGACTCGGCTCGGAAAGCTCGCGAACGGGAGGAACATATCTGATTAGataagatattgctcatattttataaaaatattttatcattattatATCTTTATATCAGTCTATCGCACATATCAAATATCTCATTGATTTGCCAAATATTTGTATATATAATCTTCGAACTTTCTAATTGAAAAATATCGCAAGAAAAAAACGAAAATTTAACAATTATATATAGGTTCGAATTTagctcgagtttggctcgagctcaGGTTAAAGTTGCTCGCAAGCTTGCTAATGGGCACAATTTTTTCAAGTTTGGATAAGCTCGAGCTCGAGTTTTACTTCATGAGCACAAGCCGAGAAAGGCCAAGATCGCATCACCCCTGGCGACGTACTTGCTTAGTCAAAACTTACTCCGTATGTGAGATGGTTGTATCCGTCACACTAAGTCACTAATCGTATAATTAAATGTGAGGAATACATAATGGTTCCACGTTGGTCTCACACATGCATCATACCGTCTCATATAAGACTCACTGAATCAGATAAACTCAAATCATTACTAAAAAATAAAGTACTCAACCACAAAGGACCAGAGAATCTAACGTTAAACTAAACATATTATAAGAAATACAACCCTTAGGACTAAggttgtatttaagaaactaaAAAGGGAAATAATTTGTTAATATATGCATTAGTTGTATTGCTTAATATGTAATTTAGTTCTCAATTCCTAAATTTACACCAAATTTGGAAGGTATTAATACTTAAATACAACTAGGGATatcaatggatcgggttcgggtcgagTGATGCTTCATCCGCATCCATCCATCACATTAAAAAGTTCATCCAACCCATCCATCATCCGCGAAACGTATCATCCATCACCCGTCCATCCATCATCCGcggatgaaacgggtggatcgggtgataaatgGATGGTTATATAATTATGTTATAAGCCTAAAAAAGTATTGAATTTTATTTTACCCAAAAATATGTAAGGTAAATTAGTTTTAGACTACGTACTTTAAAAATCTTGTAACTTAATGTTTGCTCGAATAGTATATAAAGTAAGTAGATTAGTATTGGTTATCTTAAATTTTATAtaaatatgtatttttttttccaATAAACGAAGAATATCGGGTGGCGGATGGATGACGGGTTGGATTTAGcttcatccatcatccatttatttcatccatcatccatccatcatccatttatttCGGGTTTTCATCCGTCCATTTAAATCGGGTGGATGGATATTTAGCGGGTGCGGGTGAGATTGACATCCCTAAATACAACCCTAAGGGTTATCATTACCCAATTACTCTCTTTAATTTCTAATTCATTTACTTGAATTGTTGTAATTAGGACTATAATCAATGGGGTAGGGTAATTCAATTGCAAATTCTGAAAAATCTCCATGTATTATTCGTAATcattatcgttatattaataaataaataaaagacaccTTCCTAGCTGACGTGGCGCAAGGAAATTTCAGCATTTCAAATTTGGAGCTCTCTCATTAAAAGGGCAAGATTGTCCGTTAACTCACACAACTAATACATCAAGAAAGACAATTGGGCTTGATTGCAGGGTCATGTGATTTGGTATGTATCTGACCTGAATATAATCAATTGGGCTTGATTGCAGATCTAGTATAACTTGTGGGGTTAATTTGCATTATTAGAAAGACATGAGGCTAATATGCACATAGTGTCAAACATATGAGACTTATTTGTCACTTCCCCGCCACCGGGCCACCACCACCTTTGAACAACCTCCACCCCCATGTTAGTCCACCGCCCCACCAGCGCCGTCTACCCTGACTCACCGCTCGTCACCACGCCCAACGCCGGCGACGCCCCCTCATTTTTTCCACGCCCTCTCTTTCTCGCCGCCGCACCCTCTCGCCGGCGGCTAAACAGCCTTATCCCGCCCCTCTTGCCGGCAACGCCTGCCCCTATTGCTGGCGACTCCACTACCCCCATCCCTTCATCATCAATTAGCCCTAAATTACTTTTGAcataaaccctaaattaattaacaGAACACACCTAAATTATAAGAAAGACataaatttaattaataataatgcAATTAGTAAAGAAAATACATTCAAATTGTTATTCATAACTAATGAATTTTGTATTTGGGAGGAGATATTGTAATGAGTAAAAAATGTACTACGAAAATAAATTAAGTAAAATAAATGCTCTTTTGATTCATCTTACTAGTGCATGCAAATTAAAAAATTCGTAAAAATGATTAATAGTAGAATTTCTCTAATTAAGTTTATTGTTGTATATAATAGATAATGAAAATGTAAATGATCActagaataaaataaataaatggaaCTAGAAAAAAGCAGAAATATAGAGCAAAAATCAGTCAACCTTAACCAAATCGTTTATAACTGTTTCAGTGGTTAACCGAACAGTTAAAAACGATGCGGTTTTGGTACAGAGTTTGgccaaaccgaattgcctttgaACGCAAGTACATTAGCGGTTTTTTAAGATCCCTAAACTAATCGATAGCCGAAAATGATAACCCACACAGCCACACTGGTGGTCAAACCTCAGGGTCGGAAATACACAATAACACGGTACTTGAATTTTATTTTGCCTTGTAGAAATAGAATGTGACTGAAAGTATGAGCAGGGAGCCAGGGAGGCAATCAACTAACCCGAAACAGCAAATAGGAGCACTCCGTAAGGTTTAAAGAGGAGAGAAAGAAatcattatccgtcttaaattttaaaacaggtcAAATATTAGCACATGTGGTAATAAAGACAACTTTTGGCATTTCCTAGGGCCATGTGATTTTGGTATGTATTTGATCCATCTTAAGCTTAAGAATTAAAACGGATAATACACGTCTTGGGTGAGAATTTGTGTAAAGAAATAGGAGTAATGAACTTTTGAAGAGGAGAGTTAAAGAAATACTTGAACACTTCCGTTCtgatcatttatttacttttttattctttgtacGGAGTAATAGATATTTGAATCAACAGTCTAATAATTAGGACAGAGGAGGATGCACAGTAAGGCAATAAATCATAATGCTAGACACCATGAGGATTATCTGAACAGCAATCAAATAGCATTGCAGCATCAAAAGGCACAGTCTTTCCAGGCAACATTTCTACAGTAAACACTTCCAACCTGGTTAATTTCAATCGATACAGTTCATACGACAAAACCTGAGCTAAAACACAAAAGGTCTACAGTTCCTAGTTCAAACAAAAGCAAAGGTAAGTACTGAACAAGCAAAACAAATTCCAACTACACAGAAAAAATGAATTTAAAAGAACCAGGCATGTACGAGTAGTTATTACATTTTCATTGTTCTATACAGGAACGATAACTGATTAGTAAACCAGGGCATCAAGCTGATAAATGAACAGAAAATGATGTCGTACATGGAGGACCAGGAACATCAGCAACTCCCTCTAGCATCTGAGTAACCCTCTTCATAGTTGGTCGTAGATCCGGGTTTTCTTGAATGCACCAAAGGGCAACCTTCACAAGCCTCTCTAGTTGCGGCCTGTCATTCAGCGCTTCCATGTCATCCTTCACAAGACAATCTATCGTTCCAGATTGGTAACAGTCAAATGCCCAATCTGTCAAAATTGCACACTCGTCTGTACTAACGTCCATGAGTACGCACTTTCGACAACAGATGATTTCCAATAACAAAACCCCAAAACTGTACACATCCACCTTCACAGACACCGGCTTGTTCTTGAACCATTCAGGCGCAACATACCCTTTGGTTCCTCTCACAGCAGTAGTAGTGTGGTTCTGATTTAGAACCAGAAGCTTAGCTAACCCAAAGTCAGAGATTCGAGCGTTGTGATAGTCGTCAACAAGTACATTCTGTGGCTTTATGTCGCAATGGATGATTTGAGTGGTGCATTCCTCATGCAGATACAAGAGGCCTCGTGCAATCCCCTGACCAATTTGAACCCTTCCGAGCCAACTTGGCCTTATATGGCCAAAAAGATAATCAGCAACTGTACCATTGCTCATGTATTCATATACCAGCAAGCGCTCATCTTCTTCTTTGCAGTAACCTATAAACGGAACTAGGTTCTTGTGGTGTGTCAGGCCTATCGCGTTCACTTCGGCTGTGAATTCCTTATCAGCGCCTTTGAATGTCCGATCTAACCTTTTAACAGCGACAAAATATTGATTACCACCGGTTGTTATATTTCCTTTGTATACTACACCAAATGCGCCACTTCCTATCTCGTCCCTGAACCCATTTGTAGCGGATTCAAGCTCTTTGTAAGTGAAGCTGTGTGCGGTATTATATTCAGAAGTAGAATGCCTCTTGTGGTCATCATACCCTCTGATTGTATTTTTTTTATACACGAAAAACAATCCCAAACCAACGACACATAACAATATGAAATTAACACATACGAAGCCACCCAAGAGGCCTTTAGTTACAGCATTCCACTTATATTCTACTTTTCTAGGAGGTATGAAGGGATTATTAGTGCCATTATCGTGACTTACCTTAAGCCAGGCAGTTCTGGATACAGTGCTATCTTGCTTTCCGAAGGAGAGTGGTAGCTTCTTCTTCCAGCACGTACTAGTGCTATCATCGAAAATGGCAGCACCACATAAGCAATCATTCATACAAGACGCCTTACATTCGTCCCCAATGATAGGGGACATCTGTGCATAATCTGCGAGTGGCCAGTCAGTATTTTGAAGTTGGATTAAAGTATATCCACCCTTAACACCACCACCATCTTCAAATTTCCTACAAAAGTCAGAACTGAAATCTGGTTCACAGCTTCCATACGAATTAGTAGGATCGATCCGTGAATAATTCGGATTGCATTCACATACGGGCCTCTTGTCGTTACCAAGGCTGCAAATGCTATTATATCCACAGGCTCCACTGTCCTTCTCATCGTCTGCTGGAAACTGCAAACATATGTTATCAGGTCTAGACTCAAATTGGGTCCAACCAGCTCCTTTGTTAGGGTAGTAGTACCATATTAGTACTCCATCAAAACCCAAAGTTACTCTCTGATACTTTGCCGACATTGACCCACCCGATTGGATGAGACCCAATCTAGAACCGTTTTGGTTTTGTATAAACATAACCCCTGACTCGCTATAAACCAGTTCCACACCATTTGTGCCAGTACTGCCAAATGTTAAATAAGAGTGGTAGTTATATCCGGTGGCTACATCCCTGGTGTTAAGGACGAGGTCTCCGTCATCTTCAAAATGTAGCTGAAACCTTCCTTCTGTGAGATTGTTCTCAGATATCCGAGAAATAACATTATTCCCTGTTCCCAACGTCTGTGTCGGAAGCAAGGTATCAGTTGGATAATCAAAAGTCTGCCAAAGTGTATCAGTATTGGCGTTATTTATAAGAGCAAAATTCCCGGTATCATTCATGAAACCGTAACTGACAGCTCCACCACCAGTTGTAGTGTTCCATAGGACAGTTCCTCGCGGATCACTGAGGACTAAACCCTCATTAGCTGTTAAATTTAATGTTGATCCTTGAGGAACAGGTTTACCTCCATTTGCACACCACACAATTGTGTCCGGAATCGTGGCATACCAAACAGATAGCAAGTACAGATCAGTATTGTTCGGAGCCTGATGAAAGCCGAAGGCAAAATCGCCTGCAGGAGAAAGCAATGAAGTGCCATTATTTTTGGCTAAGAGAGATTGACCAACTGAAAATTTGCCACTATTTTTTGAATAAGTTGGTGATGATTGTAAGAGGATTAAGGCCAAGTAGAAAACCATTAAGGAAGACAGAGGCCAAGCCATTGCAGGGTTTAAGATGCAACGAAAAAAAAGAGAGATTTAATGATAACAATAAAATGGGCGCACAAGTATTAAAATACACCAAACAAAGAATGTAAAAGGTAAGCAAATGAGTGAGACGAAGGGATTATATAATTGGTCGAAGACGTGTGAGTCATACAAAGACCTCCCCAAGTCAACTGAAAAGTCTACACCTAAAGACTAACCTAGCACTATAGCAGGATTGGCTTGTGTGGTCCGAAAATTGCAGTAAATAATACGGCAGAAGGACTAATACACTACTTTCATACCAAAGAAAAATAACAAGAGTACAAGACAATTCAGTTG from Silene latifolia isolate original U9 population chromosome 10, ASM4854445v1, whole genome shotgun sequence encodes:
- the LOC141608410 gene encoding G-type lectin S-receptor-like serine/threonine-protein kinase LECRK1, which encodes MAWPLSSLMVFYLALILLQSSPTYSKNSGKFSVGQSLLAKNNGTSLLSPAGDFAFGFHQAPNNTDLYLLSVWYATIPDTIVWCANGGKPVPQGSTLNLTANEGLVLSDPRGTVLWNTTTGGGAVSYGFMNDTGNFALINNANTDTLWQTFDYPTDTLLPTQTLGTGNNVISRISENNLTEGRFQLHFEDDGDLVLNTRDVATGYNYHSYLTFGSTGTNGVELVYSESGVMFIQNQNGSRLGLIQSGGSMSAKYQRVTLGFDGVLIWYYYPNKGAGWTQFESRPDNICLQFPADDEKDSGACGYNSICSLGNDKRPVCECNPNYSRIDPTNSYGSCEPDFSSDFCRKFEDGGGVKGGYTLIQLQNTDWPLADYAQMSPIIGDECKASCMNDCLCGAAIFDDSTSTCWKKKLPLSFGKQDSTVSRTAWLKVSHDNGTNNPFIPPRKVEYKWNAVTKGLLGGFVCVNFILLCVVGLGLFFVYKKNTIRGYDDHKRHSTSEYNTAHSFTYKELESATNGFRDEIGSGAFGVVYKGNITTGGNQYFVAVKRLDRTFKGADKEFTAEVNAIGLTHHKNLVPFIGYCKEEDERLLVYEYMSNGTVADYLFGHIRPSWLGRVQIGQGIARGLLYLHEECTTQIIHCDIKPQNVLVDDYHNARISDFGLAKLLVLNQNHTTTAVRGTKGYVAPEWFKNKPVSVKVDVYSFGVLLLEIICCRKCVLMDVSTDECAILTDWAFDCYQSGTIDCLVKDDMEALNDRPQLERLVKVALWCIQENPDLRPTMKRVTQMLEGVADVPGPPCTTSFSLEFVLLVQLEVFTVEMLPGKTVPFDAAMLFDCCSDNPHGV